Genomic DNA from Candidatus Krumholzibacteriia bacterium:
CCATGTTCTATTCCTCCGGGCGCAGCAGCAACGAGGCCGCTTTCCTGCTGCAGTGCTTCGCTCGCGTCTTCGGCACCAACAATGTCAACAATTGTTCGTACTACTGCCATCAGGCCTCCGGCGTCGGGCTCAACCTCGTCCTCGGGGCGGGCACGGCCACCGTCACCCATGAGGATCTGGAGCACGCCGATTTCGCCCTGGTCCTGGGCGCCAACCCGGCTTCCAACCACCCGCGCCTGATCACGCGTCTCGTGGACATCCGCCGCCGCGGCGGCACGGTGGTGATGGTCAACCCGCTGCGCGAAGCCGGCCTCGAGCGCTTCCGCATCCCCTCGCGACCGTGGAGTCTCGTCTTCGGCTCCCAGGTCTCCGATCTCTACGTGCAGCCCCACATCAGCGGCGACATCCCATTCCTGAAGGGAGTGGCGAAGCGCGTTCTCGAAGCGGGGGGTGCGGACCGGGATTTCATCGCCCAGCACACCGTCGGTTTCACCGCGCTGGAAGAGGATCTGCGCGCGGCGCGCTGGGACGACCTGGAGCGCGAGAGCGGCGTGTCGCGGGAAGCGATGCAAGAGGTGGCGCTCGCTTATCTCCGCGCCGAGAGGGCAATTTTCATGTGGGCCATGGGTATCACCCACCATCTCCACGGGGTGGACAACGTCCTCGCCATCGCCAATCTGGCCATGCTCCGCGGCATGCTGGGCAAGCCGCACGCCGGGCTGCTCCCGATCCGGGGACACTCGAACGTGCAGGGCGTGGGCAGCGTCGGTGTGACCCCGGAGCTCAAAGAGGCTTTCGCCCGGGCGCTGGAGCAGGCCTATGGCGTGAAGCTGCCGGCGGCGAAGGGGCTCGATACCTTCGCCGGCGTCGAAGCCATGGGCGAGGGGCGGATTTGTACGGCCGTTTACCTCGGTGGCAATCTCTTCAGTGCCAGCCCCGATCCGGAGTGGACGTCGCGTTGCATGCAGCGCGTCGAGACCGCGATCTTCGTGTCGACGAAGCTCAACCCGGGACATTTCCACGGCGGTGGCAAAACGACGCTCGTGCTGCCGGCGCGCACGCGCGACGAGGAGGCGCAGGCGACCACCCAGGAGAGCATGTTCAACTACGTGCGTCTTTCCGACGGCGGGGCGCGACCGCTGTCACCCGAGATGCTCTCGGAGGTGG
This window encodes:
- a CDS encoding FdhF/YdeP family oxidoreductase; its protein translation is MEPDGILTGQAVARQPEWTPAFPGAALRSGGGVASILYAWRKARQSGGVLRFYRRLRLKNACKTCALGMGGQRGGMRNESGSALEVCKKSFQAQAADMQPPIAAEFFQRHSHQELLTWDSKNLEDAGRIGFPLLFEAGTSHWRRLSWQEALDRAAGALRGTSPEQTMFYSSGRSSNEAAFLLQCFARVFGTNNVNNCSYYCHQASGVGLNLVLGAGTATVTHEDLEHADFALVLGANPASNHPRLITRLVDIRRRGGTVVMVNPLREAGLERFRIPSRPWSLVFGSQVSDLYVQPHISGDIPFLKGVAKRVLEAGGADRDFIAQHTVGFTALEEDLRAARWDDLERESGVSREAMQEVALAYLRAERAIFMWAMGITHHLHGVDNVLAIANLAMLRGMLGKPHAGLLPIRGHSNVQGVGSVGVTPELKEAFARALEQAYGVKLPAAKGLDTFAGVEAMGEGRICTAVYLGGNLFSASPDPEWTSRCMQRVETAIFVSTKLNPGHFHGGGKTTLVLPARTRDEEAQATTQESMFNYVRLSDGGARPLSPEMLSEVDIVASLAARVLPRGPIDWERWKDHRTLRREMGRVVPGFAPLAELDTTKREFTIEGRIRHEPRFATADGRARFHLTPVPEFPLRPGEFRLMTVRSEGQFNTVVYEYEDVYRGADGRDVVFVHPEDAAALGLRPGERVHLRSDAGVYGPVRVLAADIRRGNLAVYYPEANVLVPRRVDGRSHTPTFKSVAVRLERAAPGPAQPQSAAPSR